The Allochromatium tepidum genome has a window encoding:
- a CDS encoding alpha/beta fold hydrolase has product MDTLESYQTQLADPDSRFIEVGGFRLHYKRQGSGETLILLLHGSFLSLKSWSAVMAPLAERATVVAFDRPVCGLTSRPLPKRGDRGPSPYSAEAQGELVAELIAALGFERAILVGNSTGGTIALMTALRRPERVQGLILVDAMVYSGYATSEVPAPVLAMMRALKPAFTRLMGFMIDRLYEKAIRKFRYRQERLSDATLAEFKRDFMLGPWDKAFLELFLATRRLNLDARLGGLAIPTLVVTGEHDRAVKPEESERLAKAIAGAELQVIADAGHLPQEERPEAFLAAIDGFLTRAVRSFEL; this is encoded by the coding sequence ATGGATACCCTCGAATCCTATCAAACCCAGCTCGCCGACCCCGACAGCCGGTTCATCGAGGTCGGCGGCTTCCGGCTGCACTACAAACGCCAGGGATCGGGTGAAACCCTGATCCTGTTGCTGCACGGCAGCTTCCTGAGCCTCAAGTCCTGGTCCGCCGTCATGGCTCCCCTGGCCGAACGGGCCACTGTGGTGGCCTTCGATCGGCCGGTGTGCGGACTGACCTCGCGTCCATTGCCCAAACGTGGCGACAGGGGGCCATCGCCCTACAGCGCCGAGGCGCAGGGCGAACTGGTCGCGGAGCTGATCGCGGCGCTGGGCTTCGAGCGCGCCATCCTGGTCGGCAACTCGACCGGCGGCACCATCGCACTCATGACGGCGCTGCGCCGGCCCGAGCGCGTCCAGGGCCTGATCCTGGTCGATGCCATGGTCTACAGCGGCTATGCCACCAGCGAGGTTCCGGCGCCTGTGCTGGCGATGATGCGCGCGCTGAAGCCGGCCTTCACCCGTCTCATGGGCTTCATGATCGATCGGCTCTACGAGAAGGCGATCCGCAAGTTCCGGTACCGCCAGGAGCGCCTAAGCGACGCGACCCTCGCCGAGTTCAAGCGCGACTTCATGCTCGGCCCCTGGGACAAAGCCTTTCTCGAACTCTTTCTCGCTACCCGACGGCTGAATCTGGACGCCCGGCTCGGCGGGTTGGCCATCCCGACCCTGGTCGTGACCGGCGAGCACGATCGCGCCGTCAAGCCGGAGGAGAGCGAGCGTTTGGCCAAGGCCATCGCCGGGGCCGAGCTACAGGTCATCGCCGACGCCGGCCACCTGCCGCAGGAGGAACGCCCCGAGGCCTTCCTGGCCGCCATCGACGGTTTTCTGACCCGGGCCGTTCGATCTTTTGAACTCTGA
- a CDS encoding ExbD/TolR family protein: MNLRPQRRPPVDINLAPLIDVVFLLLIFFMVSTTFKDEARLRVQLPQAQGEDIPAREPAMIRIVIDRAGRFFVDDREVSDTRTATLVRLLAERRGEDSAIPVLIQADAATPHQAVMTAMDAASQAGLTRLAFAATRSDGAAP, encoded by the coding sequence ATGAATCTGCGTCCGCAGCGCCGACCGCCGGTCGACATCAATCTGGCGCCCCTGATCGATGTCGTCTTCCTGCTGCTGATCTTCTTCATGGTCTCGACCACCTTCAAGGACGAGGCGCGTTTGCGCGTGCAGTTGCCGCAGGCCCAGGGCGAGGACATCCCGGCCCGGGAACCGGCCATGATCCGGATCGTCATCGACCGGGCCGGGCGCTTCTTCGTCGACGATCGGGAGGTCAGTGATACCCGGACGGCGACCCTGGTGCGTCTGCTCGCCGAACGCCGTGGTGAGGACAGCGCCATCCCGGTGCTGATCCAGGCCGATGCCGCCACGCCGCATCAGGCCGTGATGACCGCCATGGACGCGGCCAGTCAGGCCGGTCTGACCCGCCTCGCCTTCGCCGCGACCCGCTCGGACGGCGCCGCGCCATGA
- a CDS encoding MotA/TolQ/ExbB proton channel family protein, with protein MLELMYAGGWLMVPILACSVLATAIVIERAWTLRRSRIMPERLVERIWRLHQEQRLNEVAIAQIRDGSPLGRILAAGLVNRHHSHEVMKEAINDTGRHVVAQLERFLNTLGTIAAIAPLLGLLGTVLGMIDVFGVIMEAGVGNAGILAGGISKALITTAAGLSVAIPALMFHRFFDSKVGRIALDMEEQALRLVEVLKGEREATGEASR; from the coding sequence TTGCTTGAACTCATGTATGCCGGCGGCTGGCTGATGGTGCCGATCCTGGCCTGTTCGGTGTTGGCGACCGCGATCGTGATCGAGCGCGCCTGGACGCTGCGCCGCTCGCGCATCATGCCGGAGCGGCTGGTCGAGCGGATCTGGCGCCTGCATCAGGAGCAGCGGCTCAACGAGGTCGCCATCGCCCAGATCCGTGACGGCTCGCCGCTCGGGCGCATCCTGGCCGCCGGTCTGGTCAACCGTCATCACTCGCACGAGGTGATGAAGGAGGCCATCAACGACACCGGACGCCATGTGGTGGCGCAGCTCGAACGCTTCCTGAATACGCTCGGCACCATCGCCGCGATCGCGCCCCTGCTGGGTCTGCTCGGCACCGTGCTGGGCATGATCGACGTCTTCGGGGTCATCATGGAGGCGGGCGTCGGCAATGCCGGTATCCTGGCCGGCGGCATCTCCAAGGCGCTCATCACCACCGCCGCCGGACTCTCGGTGGCCATCCCGGCGTTGATGTTCCACCGCTTCTTCGACAGCAAGGTCGGGCGGATCGCGCTCGACATGGAGGAACAGGCACTGCGGCTGGTCGAGGTGCTCAAGGGCGAGCGCGAGGCGACCGGCGAGGCGTCGCGATGA
- the kdsB gene encoding 3-deoxy-manno-octulosonate cytidylyltransferase produces the protein MDREFKVVIPARYGSTRLPGKPLLDIDGKPMIQRVVERAQASGAGEVLVATDDRRIREVCETFGVAVEMTASTHRSGSDRVAEVIERRGWSDDTIVVNLQGDEPCMPSALIDQVASNLAARGEIGMATLAHPIEDIDTLFDPHVVKVAISSAGFALYFSRAPIPWHRDEFLGNKAHLPTSVDFLRHIGLYAYRAAFLARFVRLAPAPLEIAESLEQLRALWHGAPIHVGLAAEAPGPGVDTPDDLARVTEYLSAGRASLKPSLD, from the coding sequence ATGGACAGAGAGTTCAAGGTCGTCATCCCCGCCCGCTACGGCTCGACCCGTCTGCCGGGCAAGCCGCTGCTCGACATCGACGGCAAGCCGATGATCCAGCGCGTCGTCGAGCGCGCCCAGGCCAGCGGTGCCGGTGAGGTCTTGGTCGCCACCGACGATCGGCGCATCCGGGAGGTCTGCGAGACGTTCGGCGTCGCCGTCGAGATGACGGCGTCGACCCATCGCAGCGGTTCGGATCGGGTCGCCGAGGTGATCGAGCGTCGCGGCTGGAGCGATGACACCATCGTCGTCAATCTCCAGGGCGACGAACCCTGCATGCCGTCGGCGCTCATCGATCAGGTCGCGTCCAATCTGGCCGCGCGAGGTGAGATCGGCATGGCCACGCTCGCCCATCCGATCGAGGACATCGACACGCTCTTCGATCCGCACGTCGTCAAGGTCGCCATCAGCTCGGCCGGCTTTGCGCTCTATTTCTCGCGCGCCCCCATCCCCTGGCATCGCGATGAGTTCCTGGGCAACAAGGCCCACCTTCCCACATCGGTCGACTTTCTGCGCCACATCGGACTCTATGCCTATCGGGCCGCCTTTCTCGCCCGGTTCGTCAGGCTCGCGCCCGCGCCGCTGGAGATCGCCGAGTCGCTCGAACAACTGCGCGCCCTCTGGCATGGCGCCCCCATTCATGTCGGGCTGGCCGCCGAGGCGCCCGGACCTGGGGTGGACACCCCGGACGATCTGGCGCGCGTGACGGAGTACCTGTCGGCCGGACGGGCATCGCTAAAGCCATCGCTCGATTAG
- a CDS encoding BrnA antitoxin family protein: MRFDRDVLAYFQSSGPGWQTRMNAALKEWIQAQPRASRL; this comes from the coding sequence ATCCGCTTTGATCGGGATGTGTTGGCGTATTTCCAGTCGTCCGGTCCCGGCTGGCAAACGCGCATGAATGCCGCCCTCAAGGAATGGATACAGGCGCAGCCGCGCGCTTCGAGACTCTGA
- the lpxK gene encoding tetraacyldisaccharide 4'-kinase yields MKPNPTDIWYGRRHPLTWLLLPLSWLYGAIVRVRRIAYQKGWLASERLPVPVVLVGNLTVGGTGKTPLVLRLVELLRAQGWTPAIITRGYGGRAEHWPQRVTPESDPDRVGDEPVLLARRSGCVVVAGPDRVAAGRLAIELSDCDILVSDDGLQHYRLARDLEIVLIDGMRGFGNGHCLPAGPLREPLERLDNVDLVLHKGGAGPGHHMQLHPGELVNLRDPTRRRPLSDLSEQRVHAVAGIGHPEPFFRQLEAAGLAVERRPYPDHHRYRAEDADHWRGLPVVMTEKDAVKCAPFAASDHWMLPVTAILDPDFESHLLRKTDQLRASH; encoded by the coding sequence ATCAAGCCGAATCCAACAGACATCTGGTATGGTCGCCGCCATCCGCTCACCTGGCTCCTGCTGCCGCTGTCCTGGCTCTACGGCGCCATCGTCCGTGTCCGACGCATCGCCTACCAAAAGGGCTGGCTGGCCAGCGAACGACTGCCCGTGCCCGTGGTTCTGGTCGGCAATCTCACCGTCGGCGGAACCGGCAAGACACCCTTGGTGTTGCGTCTGGTCGAACTGTTGCGCGCCCAGGGCTGGACACCGGCGATCATCACGCGCGGCTACGGCGGCCGAGCCGAGCATTGGCCGCAACGGGTCACGCCCGAGTCCGATCCCGACCGGGTCGGCGACGAGCCGGTCCTGCTCGCGCGTCGCTCGGGCTGTGTCGTGGTCGCGGGGCCGGATCGGGTCGCGGCCGGACGTCTGGCCATCGAGCTGAGCGACTGCGACATCCTGGTCAGCGACGACGGTCTCCAGCACTATCGGCTGGCGCGCGACCTCGAGATCGTCCTGATCGACGGCATGCGCGGCTTCGGCAATGGACACTGCCTCCCGGCCGGTCCGTTGCGCGAGCCGCTCGAGCGACTGGACAACGTGGATCTGGTGCTCCACAAGGGCGGTGCGGGACCGGGCCACCACATGCAGCTACACCCCGGCGAGCTGGTGAATCTGCGCGATCCGACCCGACGTCGCCCGCTGTCGGACCTGAGCGAACAGCGGGTACACGCCGTCGCCGGTATCGGTCATCCCGAACCCTTCTTCAGGCAACTGGAGGCGGCGGGTCTGGCGGTCGAGCGCCGGCCCTATCCGGATCATCATCGCTACCGCGCGGAAGACGCCGACCACTGGCGCGGCCTGCCCGTCGTCATGACCGAGAAGGACGCCGTCAAGTGCGCGCCCTTCGCCGCGAGCGATCACTGGATGCTGCCGGTGACGGCAATCCTGGACCCGGATTTCGAGTCGCACCTTCTCCGCAAAACCGATCAACTCAGAGCGAGTCACTGA
- a CDS encoding 2Fe-2S iron-sulfur cluster-binding protein yields the protein MDYLSLSRAARLVGVTRAELQARIRRGEIPTFEGAVAINDLLRAYPSLSLANDDALERTTRIKTLAHPKFNNTGETTLPDPSVLLSRLQGLSAGLADRAARLEAATELLDQVGEQVDELCRLPRGRLEESLLALRDWLRGERARLAADADPDRRARLIVKDAFLRLMAANVKLIPSGHDFFVEGNESILEASVRAGLTLNYGCSSGNCGGCKARVVSGETWRLREHDYVISEREKAMGYILTCSHTAVTDLVLEAAEANRVEDLPYQEVRASLRKLERLGPDLVALNVQTPRTQTLRFMAGQRAILTLESGESRELPIASCPCNGRYLWFYVRRQADAFSEAVFGGLRPGQLVTVSGPLGDFVLHDEASEPAIFIAHGDGIAPIKSLIEHAVSIDHIESFQLYWDTSYPEAHHQAQWGRALRDALDNFGFTPLVSGRAEDLIALIRSDLPEPTGARFYVAGPAEPVRATRAALLAQGVEAERIATEETAT from the coding sequence ATGGACTATCTGAGCCTTTCACGCGCCGCGCGGCTCGTGGGCGTCACCCGCGCCGAACTCCAGGCCCGCATCCGGCGCGGCGAGATCCCGACCTTCGAGGGCGCGGTGGCGATCAACGATCTATTGCGCGCCTATCCGAGCCTCAGCCTCGCCAACGACGACGCCCTGGAGCGGACCACCCGCATCAAGACGCTTGCCCACCCCAAATTCAACAACACCGGCGAAACCACACTGCCCGATCCCTCCGTTCTGCTCTCACGGCTCCAGGGATTGAGCGCCGGTCTCGCCGACCGTGCCGCGCGGCTGGAGGCGGCCACGGAACTGCTGGACCAGGTCGGCGAGCAGGTCGACGAACTCTGCCGGCTGCCGCGCGGTCGGCTCGAGGAGTCCCTGCTCGCGCTGCGCGACTGGCTGCGCGGGGAACGCGCGCGGCTGGCCGCCGACGCCGATCCGGACCGGCGCGCCCGACTCATCGTCAAAGATGCCTTTTTGCGACTCATGGCCGCCAACGTCAAACTCATACCCAGCGGGCACGACTTCTTCGTCGAGGGCAACGAATCCATTCTCGAGGCCTCGGTGCGCGCCGGCCTGACGCTCAACTACGGTTGCTCCAGCGGCAACTGTGGCGGCTGCAAGGCGCGCGTGGTCAGCGGCGAGACCTGGCGTCTGCGTGAGCACGACTATGTGATCAGCGAGCGCGAGAAGGCCATGGGCTATATCCTGACCTGCTCGCACACGGCTGTGACCGATCTGGTGCTGGAGGCCGCCGAGGCCAATCGGGTCGAGGATCTGCCCTACCAGGAAGTCCGCGCGAGTCTGCGCAAGCTCGAACGGCTCGGGCCGGATCTTGTCGCGCTCAACGTCCAGACCCCGCGCACCCAGACGCTGCGCTTCATGGCCGGACAGCGGGCGATCCTGACCCTGGAGAGCGGCGAGTCGCGCGAGCTGCCGATCGCCAGTTGTCCCTGTAATGGGCGCTATCTGTGGTTCTATGTCCGGCGTCAGGCGGATGCCTTTTCGGAGGCGGTGTTCGGCGGGCTGCGTCCGGGACAGCTCGTCACGGTCAGCGGACCGCTCGGCGACTTCGTGCTGCACGACGAGGCGTCGGAACCGGCGATCTTCATCGCTCACGGCGACGGCATCGCGCCGATCAAGAGTCTGATCGAGCATGCGGTCTCGATCGACCACATCGAGTCGTTCCAGCTCTATTGGGACACATCGTATCCGGAGGCCCATCATCAGGCCCAGTGGGGACGCGCGCTGCGGGATGCGTTGGACAACTTCGGTTTCACGCCGCTGGTGAGTGGGCGTGCGGAGGATCTGATCGCGTTGATTCGCTCCGATCTGCCCGAGCCGACCGGGGCGCGCTTCTATGTCGCCGGGCCGGCCGAGCCGGTCAGGGCGACGCGCGCGGCACTACTCGCCCAAGGTGTCGAGGCCGAGCGGATCGCGACCGAAGAGACGGCCACCTGA
- the msbA gene encoding lipid A export permease/ATP-binding protein MsbA — protein sequence MSRDAVISPKDARVVYRRLLGYVRPYWRIFGLSIAGMLVFAVTEPLFAAMMKPLIDGSFVDRDIEIVRLMPWLLVGLFVVRGIAGFVNTYFLSWVGRRVVADLRQEMFEHLLRAPARFYDTHGSGHILAKLTYNVENVANAATSAVTTLVRDGFTVIGLMAYMLYLNAGLSLIFLVIGPVMAGAVKYATKRFRRHSRRIQDRVGDLTHVAQEVIDGQRLVKAFGGQARESQRFRLINEKTRSLQMKMIATEAASVPLVQLISAAAIAVVVYLSTMQGLKENISVGTFMSFVVAMGLLLPPVKRLTAVNGQLQRGIIAAESLFELIDAEKESDTGTRSLERVEGRVEYRGVSHRYSEDKAPAVQGLDLVIEPGEKVALVGRSGSGKSTIANLLPRFYDPTVGEIRIDGVPIRELTLAGLRAQISLVSQDVVLFNDSVANNIAYGRAEPPSREALERVAASAHALEFIQALPQGFETLIGDKGVLLSGGQRQRLAIARAMLKDAPILILDEATSALDTEAERHIQAALETLMARRTTLVIAHRLSTIESADRILVLQDGRIVEQGRHPELLALGGYYARLHRLQFNELPATCFSS from the coding sequence ATGAGTCGGGACGCGGTGATCTCCCCGAAAGACGCGCGTGTCGTCTATCGGCGGTTGCTCGGCTATGTCCGGCCCTATTGGCGCATCTTCGGGCTGTCGATCGCCGGGATGCTGGTGTTCGCCGTCACCGAGCCGTTGTTTGCGGCCATGATGAAGCCGTTGATCGACGGCAGCTTCGTCGATCGCGACATCGAGATCGTGCGGCTCATGCCCTGGCTGCTGGTGGGGTTGTTCGTGGTGCGCGGCATCGCCGGGTTCGTCAACACCTACTTCCTGAGCTGGGTCGGGCGGCGGGTGGTGGCCGATCTGCGTCAGGAGATGTTCGAACATCTGCTGCGCGCCCCGGCGCGGTTCTACGACACCCATGGCTCGGGGCACATCCTGGCCAAGCTCACCTACAACGTCGAGAACGTGGCCAATGCCGCGACCTCGGCGGTCACGACCCTGGTGCGCGACGGCTTCACCGTGATCGGGCTCATGGCCTACATGCTCTATCTGAACGCCGGGTTGTCGCTGATCTTCCTGGTCATAGGCCCGGTGATGGCCGGCGCGGTCAAGTACGCCACCAAGCGCTTCCGGCGCCACAGCCGGCGTATCCAGGATCGGGTCGGGGATCTGACCCATGTCGCCCAGGAGGTGATCGACGGTCAGCGGCTGGTCAAGGCGTTCGGCGGTCAGGCGCGCGAGTCGCAGCGCTTCCGGCTCATCAACGAGAAGACCCGCTCGCTCCAGATGAAGATGATCGCCACCGAGGCGGCGAGCGTGCCGCTGGTGCAGCTGATCTCGGCGGCGGCGATCGCGGTGGTGGTCTATCTCTCGACCATGCAGGGGCTCAAGGAGAACATCTCGGTCGGCACCTTCATGTCGTTCGTGGTCGCCATGGGGCTGCTGCTGCCGCCGGTCAAGCGGCTGACGGCGGTCAATGGTCAGTTGCAGCGCGGCATCATCGCCGCCGAGAGCCTGTTCGAACTGATCGATGCCGAGAAGGAATCCGACACCGGCACCCGGAGCCTGGAGCGCGTCGAGGGGCGGGTCGAATATCGCGGCGTCAGTCACCGGTATTCGGAGGACAAGGCACCGGCGGTGCAGGGGCTGGATCTGGTCATCGAGCCGGGCGAGAAGGTGGCCTTGGTCGGGCGCTCCGGCAGCGGCAAGAGCACCATCGCCAATCTGCTGCCGCGTTTCTATGATCCCACGGTCGGTGAGATCCGCATCGATGGCGTCCCGATCCGGGAGCTGACGCTCGCCGGCCTGCGTGCTCAGATCTCGCTGGTGAGTCAGGACGTGGTGCTCTTCAACGACTCGGTCGCCAACAACATCGCCTATGGGCGTGCCGAGCCGCCGAGCCGTGAGGCGCTGGAGCGGGTCGCGGCCAGTGCCCATGCGCTCGAATTCATCCAGGCGCTGCCCCAGGGGTTCGAGACCCTGATCGGGGACAAGGGCGTGCTGCTCTCGGGCGGTCAGCGCCAGCGTCTGGCCATCGCGCGCGCCATGCTCAAGGACGCGCCCATCCTGATCCTGGACGAGGCGACCTCGGCGCTGGACACCGAGGCCGAGCGTCATATCCAGGCGGCGCTGGAGACGCTGATGGCGCGTCGCACCACGCTGGTCATCGCGCATCGGCTCTCGACCATTGAGAGTGCCGACCGCATCCTGGTGTTGCAGGACGGGCGGATCGTCGAGCAGGGGCGTCATCCGGAGCTACTGGCGCTCGGTGGGTATTACGCGCGGCTGCATCGGTTGCAGTTCAACGAGCTGCCTGCGACGTGCTTCTCTTCATAG